A region from the Myripristis murdjan chromosome 23, fMyrMur1.1, whole genome shotgun sequence genome encodes:
- the kmt2e gene encoding inactive histone-lysine N-methyltransferase 2E isoform X4 yields the protein MSIVIPVGVDTADTSYLDMAAGSDRPESVEASPVVVEKSSYPHQIYSSSSHHSHSYIGLPYADHNYGARPPPTPPASPPPSMLIRPGEGGLFVPGGQDEASRGTTLSTSEDGSYGADITRCICGFTHDDGYMICCDKCSAWQHIDCMGIDRQNIPETYLCERCQPRHLDRERAILLQTRKRECLSDGDTSATESGDEVPLELYSAFQHTPTTITLTTGRLGNKQADKKRKRSGEKEPPAASARAKKAFREGSRKSSRVKGAAPEQEPTEHPSLWENKIKTWMERYEEASSNQYSEDVQVLLRVKEQGDGKSLAYNTHPASFKPPVESQVQKNKKILKAVRDLAPDSLIIEYRGKFMLRQQFEANGYFFKRPYPFVLFYSKFDGLEMCVDARSFGNEARFIRRSCTPNSEVRHVIEDGMLHLYIYSLRPITKGTEITIGFDFDYGSCKYKVDCACVKGNQECPVLKHNLEPIENLGSGSRRRGSRKDKETARDDQGQNQNLGLDGEGKGKSIGDSKQRKLSPLRLSISNNQDPELYEDLEDKTSVSNEVEMESEEQIAERRRKMTREERKMEAILQAFARMEKREKRREQALERIGSNKTEVGGRSDIKEEPPATPETADSPAVVQPLLEVKEEPGLKPAKVKGSRNRKSFSRNRTHIGQQRRRARTISACSDLPPGSPAECIEPLATEAPEGEPPSAPEPEAITSQAPDTSPPQSSSPAPDRNRSGHKNFKTKKQHFVSEWVGDKQQERGAVRTPEPAPERPLRISSDPEVLATQLNALPGMACSPQVYSTPKHYVRFSSPFLANRSPTTPGVPTGRRRSRELPETPPTTGSCKKRWLKQALEEEGSTSPARRPSLLMPCEGPLSPSINGDSDSPLPYNGNCSLPELPTPLKKRRLSPLDACMSESSTPYGSPCATPTRADQSETPATPLLLATPPRPRTEEPSMEPLPSTPTQTLSAPQESESSVDSSPEGGCRPITQEADRPPSLLSSPCVRAASSDALPTEGKMSGPVSPQPPAAESVDCGGEDRADSGVVEGCSEASSASESASSSYPGWIKSPERGPVGPAGLNFSPVNSNLKDLTPSHTLEPLAAPFRPEAPAGVAGSSTAGTGTAVGSSAPFSEGQGQLFYPCPEEGSSLGFSRSLSGDNAVEGGGSAQNPPQKKKVSLLEYRKRQREARRSGSKTECSSPVSTVPPLTVEAFPVAIDTTSEPPLPPAPTAPSNTNTIITTTVKEPQTSEEADTPGEKGEKEGGEGQWTSSTSVEQARERSYHRALLLSKDKEPDGETEGGDTPAVRDCPSPSLQKTPTHAPCSPGPAGTAQPPSRPAKEEESDAQPRTPNPTTQPPSKTTGPKPAPLTPTKLHTSPLPSSPVHYPGPSLLHSPKPQPQGSPFRSQRTLFSAQPQTQPQPQAQTGPAPFPQYNSQSAPPPPPPPPPAPTASAAYYPSQSASPAGPFPAFKPAVTSPYPPGSQPLMQTLPHSVHYQSSAAPPPPPPPPPHPIPGPTLLHVNLQPSPIQQHQLMLTAAPPPPPPPQGQTPQQQQQPPAGSTLLSLTPPPPPPPPPPAPSTSAPMQPHHFQNLGGFQPALLHPGAAANPSVPPSTYPPPHQQTGLPPPPPPPPQQTQPGQAQAQPSASQMPSGTRGAPASSTPFHSSGYLGTGWH from the exons ATGAGCATAGTCATCCCAGTAGGGGTGGACACAGCAGACACCTCATACCTGGACATGGCTGCAGGCTCAGA CAGACCAGAATCGGTGGAGGCCAGTCCTGTGGTGGTGGAAAAGTCCAGCTACCCACATCAGATCTACAGCAGTAGCTCCCACCACTCCCACAGTTACATTGGCCTGCCTTACGCT GACCATAACTATGGGGCACGGCCCCCACCCACGCCACCGGCGTCCCCTCCGCCCTCCATGCTGATCCGACCAGGCGAGGGAGGGCTGTTTGTTCCAGGGGGGCAGGACGAGGCGTCCAGGGGCACCACACTCAGCACCTCAGAGGACGGCAGCTACGGGGCCGACATCACCCGCTGCATCTGTGGCTTCACCCACGATGACGGCTACATGATCTGCTGCGACAAGTGCAG TGCTTGGCAGCATATAGACTGCATGGGTATCGACAGGCAGAACATTCCTGAGACCTACCTGTGTGAGCGCTGCCAACCACGGCacctggacagagagagggccATCTTGCTGCAGACTAGAAAGAGAGAATGTTTGTCTG aCGGGGACACCAGTGCCACAGAGAGTGGAGATGAGGTGCCGCTAGAGCTCTACTCTGCCTTCCAACACACGCCCACCACTATCACCCTGACTACTGGGCGCCTTGGCAATAAGCAGGCTGACAAAAAACGCAAGAGGAGTGGTGAAAAAGAGCCTCCAGCAGCCTCCGCCCGAGCTAAGAAG GCCTTCCGAGAGGGTTCCAGAAAATCCTCCAGAGTAAAG GGTGCAGCTCCAGAGCAGGAGCCGACAGAGCACCCATCTCTGTGGGAGAACAAGATCAAGACGTGGATGGAGCGCTATGAGGAGGCCAGTAGCAATCAGTACAGTGAGGACGTCCAGGTGCTGCTGCGTGTCAAAGAGCAAGGTGACGGAAAGAGTCTGGCTTACAACACGCATCCAGCATCCTTCAAGCCACCTGTGGAG AGTCAGGTCCAGAAAAATAAGAAGATCCTGAAGGCAGTGAGAGACCTGGCTCCCGACTCCCTCATTATAGAGTACAGGGGCAAGTTCATGCTCCGGCAGCAGTTTGAGGCCAACGGATACTTCTTCAAGAG aCCGTACccatttgtattgttttactCTAAGTTTGATGGGCTGGAGATGTGTGTGGATGCTCGCAGTTTTGGCAATGAGGCACGCTTCATCCGACGTTCCTGCACCCCCAACTCTGAA GTGCGGCATGTCATTGAGGATGGTATGCTGCATTTGTACATTTACTCATTGAGGCCTATCACCAAGGGCACAGAGATCAccattggctttgattttgacTATGGCAGCTG taaatacAAGGTAGACTGTGCCTGTGTGAAGGGGAACCAGGAGTGCCCAGTCCTGAAGCACAACCTGGAGCCCATAGAAAACCTTGGTTCAGGAAGTCGGCGCAGAGGGAGCCGCAAGGACAAGGAGACCGCTCGGGATGACCAGGGCCAGAACCAGAATTTGGGCTTGGATGGCGAGGGGAAGGGCAAGAGCATAGGCGACAGCAAGCAGAGGAAACTCTCACCGCTCCGCCTCTCCATTTCAAACAACCAG GATCCTGAGTTATATGAGGATCTAGAAGACAAAACCTCCGTTAGCAATGAAGTAGAGATGGAGTCAGAGGAGCAGattgcagagaggaggaggaagatg ACACGAGAGGAGCGAAAGATGGAGGCCATTCTGCAAGCCTTTGCCCGgatggagaagagggagaaacgCAGGGAGCAGGCCCTGGAGAGAATTGGTAGCAACAAGACAGAGGTTGGGGGCCGCAGTGACATTAAGGAGGAACCTCCAGCCACACCAGAAACGGCAGATTCCCCAGCTGTTGTGCAG CCACTGTTGGAGGTGAAAGAGGAGCCAGGACTGAAACCAGCAAAGGTCAAAGGCTCACGGAATAGGAAAAGCTTTTCCAGGAACCGCACGCACATAGGCCAGCAGCGTCGGCGAGCTCGCACCATCAGTGCTTGTTCTGACTTGCCCCCTGGCTCTCCAGCAGAGTGCATAGAACCTCTGGCCACTGAAGCCCCCGAAGGAGAGCCGCCCAGTGCTCCCGAACCTGAGGCCATTACCTCCCAAGCCCCAGACACCAGCCCTCCACAGAGTAGCTCACCTGCACCTGACCGAAACCGCTCCGGGCACAAGAACTTCAAAACTAAGAAG CAGCACTTTGTCAGTGAGTGGGTGGGGGACAAGCAGCAGGAACGAGGGGCAGTGCGAACCCCAGAGCCAGCACCAGAGAGGCCGTTGAGAATCAGCAGTGACCCCGAAGTCCTTGCCACCCAACTTAACGCCCTACCAGGCATGGCCTGCTCGCCACAGGTCTACAGCACGCCCAAACACTATGTTCGCTTCTCCTCCCCTTTCCTGGCAAACCGTAGCCCCACCACCCCTGGGGTCCCCACTGGGCGACGGCGCTCCAGAGAGCTGCCAGAGACGCCGCCTACCACTGGCTCCTGTAAAAAG CGATGGTTGAAGCAggctctggaggaggagggctctACCAGCCCTGCCAGACGGCCCAGCCTCCTCATGCCTTGTGAGGGCCCTCTAAGCCCCTCCATCAACGGAGACTCTGACAGCCCTCTACCCTACAATGGAAATTGTTCGCTACCAG AATTGCCCACGCCTCTGAAAAAGCGGCGGTTGAGCCCTTTAGATGCCTGTATGTCTGAGAGTTCAACACCCTACGGCTCCCCTTGTGCCACGCCAACCAGGGCGGACCAATCAGAAACACCCGCAACACCCTTGTTGCTGGCCACCCCACCACGTCCCCGCACTGAAGAGCCCAGTATGGAGCCCTTACCCAGTACCCCAACACAGACACTTAGTGCCCCACAGGAG AGTGAATCCTCAGTAGACAGTTCTCCAGAAGGCGGTTGCAGACCCATTACCCAAGAG GCTGATCGTCCCCCTTCGCTGCTCTCCTCCCCCTGTGTCAGGGCTGCTAGTTCAGACGCGCTCCCAACAGAGGGCAAGATGTCAGGCCCTGTGAGCCCCCAGCCTCCTGCAGCTGAGTCTGTTGACTGTGGTGGAGAAGACAGGGCTGACAGCGGAGTCGTGGAAGGCTGTAGTGAGGCTTCCTCTGCCTCCGAATCAGCCTCTTCCTCCTACCCTGGCTGGATAAAAAGCCCAGAGAGAGGTCCTGTTGGACCAGCTGGCCTGAACTTTTCTCCAGTGAACTCCAACTTGAAGGATCTcaccccctcacacactctAGAGCCCCTGGCAGCTCCCTTCAGGCCTGAGGCTCCAGCTGGGGTGGCAGGGAGTAGCACAGCAGGAACAGGGACAGCGGTTGGGTCTTCAGCCCCCTTCAGTGAAGGCCAGGGTCAGCTCTTCTACCCCTGCCCTGAGGAAGGGAGTTCCCTGGGCTTCTCTCGCTCATTGAGTGGGGACAACGCTGTAGAGGGAGGGGGGTCAGCGCAGAACCCCCCACAGAAGAAAAAG GTGTCCCTGTTAGAGTACAGGAAACGTCAGCGTGAGGCTCGTCGCAGCGGCTCCAAGACAGAGTGCAGCTCTCCAGTTTCCACCGTGCCGCCTTTGACCGTGGAAGCCTTCCCTGTTGCCATAGACACCACCAGTGAACCTCCCCTACCACCTGCTCCCACAGCTCCCAGCAATACcaacaccatcatcaccaccactgtAAAGGAGCCCCAGACCAGTGAGGAAGCAGACACCcctggagagaaaggagagaaggaggggggagaaGGACAGTG GACGTCATCCACCTCCGTGGAACAAGCCAGAGAACGCAGCTAtcacagagctctgctgctcagcaAGGATAAAGAACCAG atggagagacagagggtggTGACACACCAGCAGTGAGAGATTGTCCATCTCCAAGTCTTCAGAAGACCCCAACGCATGCA CCCTGCTCACCTGGTCCCGCTGGCACCGCTCAGCCGCCCAGTCGGCCAGCcaaggaggaagaaagtgacGCTCAGCCTCGGACACCCAATCCCACCACCCAGCCGCCAAGCAAGACCACAGGCCCCAAGCCAGCCCCTCTGACCCCGACTAAGCTGCAtacctcccctctcccctcctccccggTCCACTATCCAGGTCCCTCACTCCTCCACTCGCCCAAGCCCCAGCCTCAGGGCTCGCCCTTCCGCAGCCAGAGGACACTATTCTCTGCCCAGCCTCAAACCCAGCCGCAGCCCCAGGCTCAGACTGGCCCGGCCCCTTTCCCCCAGTACAACAGCCAGAGTGCTCCCCcgccgcctccccctcctccaccagcaCCCACAGCCTCGGCAGCCTACTACCCCAGCCAGAGCGCCTCACCTGCCGGGCCCTTTCCTGCGTTCAAGCCAGCCGTCACGTCCCCCTATCCTCCTGGTTCTCAGCCCTTGATGCAGACTCTTCCCCACAGTGTGCACTACCAGAGCTCAGCTGCCCCgcctcctcccccacctccacccccacacCCAATCCCTGGCCCCACCCTGCTACACGTCAACCTGCAGCCTTCTCCCATCCAGCAGCACCAGCTCATGCTGACAgctgcacctcctccacctcctcccccgcAGGGCCAAaccccccagcagcagcagcagcctcctgcTGGCAGCACCCTCCTGTCACTCacccctccgcctcctcctccgccaccTCCCCCTGCCCCCTCGACCAGCGCCCCCATGCAGCCCCACCACTTTCAGAACTTAGGTGGTTTTCAACCGGCCTTGCTGCACCCTGGTGCGGCCGCGAACCCTTCAGTGCCCCCATCCACCTACCCTCCACCCCACCAGCAGACCGGactgcctccccctccccctccgcctcccCAACAGACTCAGCCAGGCCAGGCCCAGGCCCAGCCCTCAGCCTCCCAGATGCCTAGTGGGACTCGTGGAGCCCCTGCGTCCTCGACCCCCTTCCACAGTTCGGGGTACCTGGGCACAGGATGGCACTGA
- the kmt2e gene encoding inactive histone-lysine N-methyltransferase 2E isoform X6: MSIVIPVGVDTADTSYLDMAAGSDRPESVEASPVVVEKSSYPHQIYSSSSHHSHSYIGLPYADHNYGARPPPTPPASPPPSMLIRPGEGGLFVPGGQDEASRGTTLSTSEDGSYGADITRCICGFTHDDGYMICCDKCSAWQHIDCMGIDRQNIPETYLCERCQPRHLDRERAILLQTRKRECLSDGDTSATESGDEVPLELYSAFQHTPTTITLTTGRLGNKQADKKRKRSGEKEPPAASARAKKAFREGSRKSSRVKGAAPEQEPTEHPSLWENKIKTWMERYEEASSNQYSEDVQVLLRVKEQGDGKSLAYNTHPASFKPPVESQVQKNKKILKAVRDLAPDSLIIEYRGKFMLRQQFEANGYFFKRPYPFVLFYSKFDGLEMCVDARSFGNEARFIRRSCTPNSEVRHVIEDGMLHLYIYSLRPITKGTEITIGFDFDYGSCKYKVDCACVKGNQECPVLKHNLEPIENLGSGSRRRGSRKDKETARDDQGQNQNLGLDGEGKGKSIGDSKQRKLSPLRLSISNNQTREERKMEAILQAFARMEKREKRREQALERIGSNKTEVGGRSDIKEEPPATPETADSPAVVQPLLEVKEEPGLKPAKVKGSRNRKSFSRNRTHIGQQRRRARTISACSDLPPGSPAECIEPLATEAPEGEPPSAPEPEAITSQAPDTSPPQSSSPAPDRNRSGHKNFKTKKQHFVSEWVGDKQQERGAVRTPEPAPERPLRISSDPEVLATQLNALPGMACSPQVYSTPKHYVRFSSPFLANRSPTTPGVPTGRRRSRELPETPPTTGSCKKRWLKQALEEEGSTSPARRPSLLMPCEGPLSPSINGDSDSPLPYNGNCSLPELPTPLKKRRLSPLDACMSESSTPYGSPCATPTRADQSETPATPLLLATPPRPRTEEPSMEPLPSTPTQTLSAPQESESSVDSSPEGGCRPITQEADRPPSLLSSPCVRAASSDALPTEGKMSGPVSPQPPAAESVDCGGEDRADSGVVEGCSEASSASESASSSYPGWIKSPERGPVGPAGLNFSPVNSNLKDLTPSHTLEPLAAPFRPEAPAGVAGSSTAGTGTAVGSSAPFSEGQGQLFYPCPEEGSSLGFSRSLSGDNAVEGGGSAQNPPQKKKVSLLEYRKRQREARRSGSKTECSSPVSTVPPLTVEAFPVAIDTTSEPPLPPAPTAPSNTNTIITTTVKEPQTSEEADTPGEKGEKEGGEGQWTSSTSVEQARERSYHRALLLSKDKEPDGETEGGDTPAVRDCPSPSLQKTPTHAPCSPGPAGTAQPPSRPAKEEESDAQPRTPNPTTQPPSKTTGPKPAPLTPTKLHTSPLPSSPVHYPGPSLLHSPKPQPQGSPFRSQRTLFSAQPQTQPQPQAQTGPAPFPQYNSQSAPPPPPPPPPAPTASAAYYPSQSASPAGPFPAFKPAVTSPYPPGSQPLMQTLPHSVHYQSSAAPPPPPPPPPHPIPGPTLLHVNLQPSPIQQHQLMLTAAPPPPPPPQGQTPQQQQQPPAGSTLLSLTPPPPPPPPPPAPSTSAPMQPHHFQNLGGFQPALLHPGAAANPSVPPSTYPPPHQQTGLPPPPPPPPQQTQPGQAQAQPSASQMPSGTRGAPASSTPFHSSGYLGTGWH; this comes from the exons ATGAGCATAGTCATCCCAGTAGGGGTGGACACAGCAGACACCTCATACCTGGACATGGCTGCAGGCTCAGA CAGACCAGAATCGGTGGAGGCCAGTCCTGTGGTGGTGGAAAAGTCCAGCTACCCACATCAGATCTACAGCAGTAGCTCCCACCACTCCCACAGTTACATTGGCCTGCCTTACGCT GACCATAACTATGGGGCACGGCCCCCACCCACGCCACCGGCGTCCCCTCCGCCCTCCATGCTGATCCGACCAGGCGAGGGAGGGCTGTTTGTTCCAGGGGGGCAGGACGAGGCGTCCAGGGGCACCACACTCAGCACCTCAGAGGACGGCAGCTACGGGGCCGACATCACCCGCTGCATCTGTGGCTTCACCCACGATGACGGCTACATGATCTGCTGCGACAAGTGCAG TGCTTGGCAGCATATAGACTGCATGGGTATCGACAGGCAGAACATTCCTGAGACCTACCTGTGTGAGCGCTGCCAACCACGGCacctggacagagagagggccATCTTGCTGCAGACTAGAAAGAGAGAATGTTTGTCTG aCGGGGACACCAGTGCCACAGAGAGTGGAGATGAGGTGCCGCTAGAGCTCTACTCTGCCTTCCAACACACGCCCACCACTATCACCCTGACTACTGGGCGCCTTGGCAATAAGCAGGCTGACAAAAAACGCAAGAGGAGTGGTGAAAAAGAGCCTCCAGCAGCCTCCGCCCGAGCTAAGAAG GCCTTCCGAGAGGGTTCCAGAAAATCCTCCAGAGTAAAG GGTGCAGCTCCAGAGCAGGAGCCGACAGAGCACCCATCTCTGTGGGAGAACAAGATCAAGACGTGGATGGAGCGCTATGAGGAGGCCAGTAGCAATCAGTACAGTGAGGACGTCCAGGTGCTGCTGCGTGTCAAAGAGCAAGGTGACGGAAAGAGTCTGGCTTACAACACGCATCCAGCATCCTTCAAGCCACCTGTGGAG AGTCAGGTCCAGAAAAATAAGAAGATCCTGAAGGCAGTGAGAGACCTGGCTCCCGACTCCCTCATTATAGAGTACAGGGGCAAGTTCATGCTCCGGCAGCAGTTTGAGGCCAACGGATACTTCTTCAAGAG aCCGTACccatttgtattgttttactCTAAGTTTGATGGGCTGGAGATGTGTGTGGATGCTCGCAGTTTTGGCAATGAGGCACGCTTCATCCGACGTTCCTGCACCCCCAACTCTGAA GTGCGGCATGTCATTGAGGATGGTATGCTGCATTTGTACATTTACTCATTGAGGCCTATCACCAAGGGCACAGAGATCAccattggctttgattttgacTATGGCAGCTG taaatacAAGGTAGACTGTGCCTGTGTGAAGGGGAACCAGGAGTGCCCAGTCCTGAAGCACAACCTGGAGCCCATAGAAAACCTTGGTTCAGGAAGTCGGCGCAGAGGGAGCCGCAAGGACAAGGAGACCGCTCGGGATGACCAGGGCCAGAACCAGAATTTGGGCTTGGATGGCGAGGGGAAGGGCAAGAGCATAGGCGACAGCAAGCAGAGGAAACTCTCACCGCTCCGCCTCTCCATTTCAAACAACCAG ACACGAGAGGAGCGAAAGATGGAGGCCATTCTGCAAGCCTTTGCCCGgatggagaagagggagaaacgCAGGGAGCAGGCCCTGGAGAGAATTGGTAGCAACAAGACAGAGGTTGGGGGCCGCAGTGACATTAAGGAGGAACCTCCAGCCACACCAGAAACGGCAGATTCCCCAGCTGTTGTGCAG CCACTGTTGGAGGTGAAAGAGGAGCCAGGACTGAAACCAGCAAAGGTCAAAGGCTCACGGAATAGGAAAAGCTTTTCCAGGAACCGCACGCACATAGGCCAGCAGCGTCGGCGAGCTCGCACCATCAGTGCTTGTTCTGACTTGCCCCCTGGCTCTCCAGCAGAGTGCATAGAACCTCTGGCCACTGAAGCCCCCGAAGGAGAGCCGCCCAGTGCTCCCGAACCTGAGGCCATTACCTCCCAAGCCCCAGACACCAGCCCTCCACAGAGTAGCTCACCTGCACCTGACCGAAACCGCTCCGGGCACAAGAACTTCAAAACTAAGAAG CAGCACTTTGTCAGTGAGTGGGTGGGGGACAAGCAGCAGGAACGAGGGGCAGTGCGAACCCCAGAGCCAGCACCAGAGAGGCCGTTGAGAATCAGCAGTGACCCCGAAGTCCTTGCCACCCAACTTAACGCCCTACCAGGCATGGCCTGCTCGCCACAGGTCTACAGCACGCCCAAACACTATGTTCGCTTCTCCTCCCCTTTCCTGGCAAACCGTAGCCCCACCACCCCTGGGGTCCCCACTGGGCGACGGCGCTCCAGAGAGCTGCCAGAGACGCCGCCTACCACTGGCTCCTGTAAAAAG CGATGGTTGAAGCAggctctggaggaggagggctctACCAGCCCTGCCAGACGGCCCAGCCTCCTCATGCCTTGTGAGGGCCCTCTAAGCCCCTCCATCAACGGAGACTCTGACAGCCCTCTACCCTACAATGGAAATTGTTCGCTACCAG AATTGCCCACGCCTCTGAAAAAGCGGCGGTTGAGCCCTTTAGATGCCTGTATGTCTGAGAGTTCAACACCCTACGGCTCCCCTTGTGCCACGCCAACCAGGGCGGACCAATCAGAAACACCCGCAACACCCTTGTTGCTGGCCACCCCACCACGTCCCCGCACTGAAGAGCCCAGTATGGAGCCCTTACCCAGTACCCCAACACAGACACTTAGTGCCCCACAGGAG AGTGAATCCTCAGTAGACAGTTCTCCAGAAGGCGGTTGCAGACCCATTACCCAAGAG GCTGATCGTCCCCCTTCGCTGCTCTCCTCCCCCTGTGTCAGGGCTGCTAGTTCAGACGCGCTCCCAACAGAGGGCAAGATGTCAGGCCCTGTGAGCCCCCAGCCTCCTGCAGCTGAGTCTGTTGACTGTGGTGGAGAAGACAGGGCTGACAGCGGAGTCGTGGAAGGCTGTAGTGAGGCTTCCTCTGCCTCCGAATCAGCCTCTTCCTCCTACCCTGGCTGGATAAAAAGCCCAGAGAGAGGTCCTGTTGGACCAGCTGGCCTGAACTTTTCTCCAGTGAACTCCAACTTGAAGGATCTcaccccctcacacactctAGAGCCCCTGGCAGCTCCCTTCAGGCCTGAGGCTCCAGCTGGGGTGGCAGGGAGTAGCACAGCAGGAACAGGGACAGCGGTTGGGTCTTCAGCCCCCTTCAGTGAAGGCCAGGGTCAGCTCTTCTACCCCTGCCCTGAGGAAGGGAGTTCCCTGGGCTTCTCTCGCTCATTGAGTGGGGACAACGCTGTAGAGGGAGGGGGGTCAGCGCAGAACCCCCCACAGAAGAAAAAG GTGTCCCTGTTAGAGTACAGGAAACGTCAGCGTGAGGCTCGTCGCAGCGGCTCCAAGACAGAGTGCAGCTCTCCAGTTTCCACCGTGCCGCCTTTGACCGTGGAAGCCTTCCCTGTTGCCATAGACACCACCAGTGAACCTCCCCTACCACCTGCTCCCACAGCTCCCAGCAATACcaacaccatcatcaccaccactgtAAAGGAGCCCCAGACCAGTGAGGAAGCAGACACCcctggagagaaaggagagaaggaggggggagaaGGACAGTG GACGTCATCCACCTCCGTGGAACAAGCCAGAGAACGCAGCTAtcacagagctctgctgctcagcaAGGATAAAGAACCAG atggagagacagagggtggTGACACACCAGCAGTGAGAGATTGTCCATCTCCAAGTCTTCAGAAGACCCCAACGCATGCA CCCTGCTCACCTGGTCCCGCTGGCACCGCTCAGCCGCCCAGTCGGCCAGCcaaggaggaagaaagtgacGCTCAGCCTCGGACACCCAATCCCACCACCCAGCCGCCAAGCAAGACCACAGGCCCCAAGCCAGCCCCTCTGACCCCGACTAAGCTGCAtacctcccctctcccctcctccccggTCCACTATCCAGGTCCCTCACTCCTCCACTCGCCCAAGCCCCAGCCTCAGGGCTCGCCCTTCCGCAGCCAGAGGACACTATTCTCTGCCCAGCCTCAAACCCAGCCGCAGCCCCAGGCTCAGACTGGCCCGGCCCCTTTCCCCCAGTACAACAGCCAGAGTGCTCCCCcgccgcctccccctcctccaccagcaCCCACAGCCTCGGCAGCCTACTACCCCAGCCAGAGCGCCTCACCTGCCGGGCCCTTTCCTGCGTTCAAGCCAGCCGTCACGTCCCCCTATCCTCCTGGTTCTCAGCCCTTGATGCAGACTCTTCCCCACAGTGTGCACTACCAGAGCTCAGCTGCCCCgcctcctcccccacctccacccccacacCCAATCCCTGGCCCCACCCTGCTACACGTCAACCTGCAGCCTTCTCCCATCCAGCAGCACCAGCTCATGCTGACAgctgcacctcctccacctcctcccccgcAGGGCCAAaccccccagcagcagcagcagcctcctgcTGGCAGCACCCTCCTGTCACTCacccctccgcctcctcctccgccaccTCCCCCTGCCCCCTCGACCAGCGCCCCCATGCAGCCCCACCACTTTCAGAACTTAGGTGGTTTTCAACCGGCCTTGCTGCACCCTGGTGCGGCCGCGAACCCTTCAGTGCCCCCATCCACCTACCCTCCACCCCACCAGCAGACCGGactgcctccccctccccctccgcctcccCAACAGACTCAGCCAGGCCAGGCCCAGGCCCAGCCCTCAGCCTCCCAGATGCCTAGTGGGACTCGTGGAGCCCCTGCGTCCTCGACCCCCTTCCACAGTTCGGGGTACCTGGGCACAGGATGGCACTGA